CGATGATGAACCTCCCCCGGACGTCCACTCCCGCCTCCTCGTCGTATACCCCGTATACGGTTCCGACACGTCCGCCGGCGTCGGAGAGCATCGGAAAGGGCACCCCGCCGGGCACCATCTTGGAGAGCTCCTCCTCCTGCCAGATCTTGTGTGCGAAGCGGCTGTCCACGCTCATGGCCAGTATCTGGACACCCAGCTTCTTGAACTCGTCGTTCTTAACGGCGACCGCCGTTAATTCCGTCGGTCAAACGAAGGTGAAGTCCCCTGGATAAAAGCAGAGCACAACCCACTTCCCCTTGTAATCGGACAGGGAAATGTTCTTGAACCCTCCGTCGATGAACGCCGGCACCTCGAAATCCGGGGCCGGTTTTCCGACTTTCACGCCCATTCTGCGTACCTCCTGTTTGGCGGCTTGTTTTGTGGCCGGAGATTCGGCCGGTTCTTCCAATATCGGTCCCTTTGCGGGCGTCACGCACCCGTCTTGTGGTTTGGCCATAAGCGCCTCCTGTATTATTTAGGAACGATTATCATTAGTATGCCAAAAAGGAGAGAAGAATGCAAGACATTTATAATATTAGAAATATACTAATATATAAATCGAAATAGACGGTGAAACGATCCGTTTTGTTGGATGATGGGTGGTTATAGGTACAAGGATTGGTGAAATTTTGACGGATGTGTGGTGAAATTTTCGGGGACGGTCATCTGCGAAATGGGTTACATGTCTCTGAAAAACATCGCCGCCGGGCAGGTGGTCCTACTCATCCGGATGCCTGATATACCCGCATCCCTCCCCCGTGCAGACCGGGGCGAGCCCCTCGGAGAAGGGCCCCGCCTGGATGAACCGGGGCGGGATCACCATCCGTCCCGTCCGGTCGATGTATCCCCAGCCGTCGTCGGTATAGACCGCCGCCAGGCCGTCGGAGAAGGATTCCGCCCAACTGAACGTCGGCTCGATGATGAGGGCGCCCTCTTCATCCACATACCCCCACAGGATCGATTCGTCTTTAACGATCATCACCGAGGCGAGACCTTCCGAAAAGTCCCCGGCCTCGGCATATTCCGGCTCGATGACGAAGCGCCCGGTTCTATCGATGAAGCCCCATTTCCCGTCTATCGCGACGGCGGCCAGGCCCTCGCAAAACTCCTCGGCGTCATGAAACCGGGCATCGATGACGACGGAAAGATTCAGGTCCACATACCCCGTATATTCGCCCAGCATGGCCGGTATCAATCCTTCCGAGACGTCTCCCCCCCAGTAGAACCGATCAGGGGTAATCACCTGGTTTCCGTCCACGTCGATATACACCCGGGCCGTGCCGGTGTCCACCCAGGCGTATCCCTCGGAGAAATTACCGGCGGAAAAATAAACGGGGGGTATGACGAAGGACCCGGTGCGATCGATGAAGCCCCACATGCCGTCGATCATCACCGCCGCACGACCCCCGCTGAAGGGCTCGGCATAATGAAAGCGGGGCTCGATCACGACATCGCCCGATGCGTCGATGTATCCCCACATGCCGTCTATCATCACCGGGGCCAGGCCGCCGGAAAAGGGCTTCGCATCGGAAAATCGCGGCTCGATCGCCCATGTGACGGGGGATTCGCCTTTCGCGAGACAGGGGATCGTCACCACAAGACAAAGGACGATACAGATTCCGCGCACCGCACCGGGGAGAGTGCTCCCCCGATGCGGCGCGGTCTTTCGTTTCATGATTACGCCGCCGTGACCGTGACGACCAGGCGGTTTTCCTCGAGTTGTGTGGGATACACCGCCAGGTCGGATGTGGCGGGGCCCTTTATCTTTTCGCCCGTCAGGGTGAAGGCGCTCGATCCCGCGCTGGCGCAGACAAGGTGCCCCTTCTTGGGCCTGTATTCCAGCTCCACCCCCCGGTGGGTGCAGTAGAGGGACGCCGCCCGGTAATCGTCTCCGCTCACCCGCACCACGATCACCCCGTCGGAGAGCCTTTCGTCGATGATCTTCACCGAGCCGCCGTCAACCGAAAGCTCGGGGATATTTTCAAGATTCAGCACGAGGAGATTTCCCTCATCGATGGTGTAGGCGTCGCCCTCGGCCCCGGGGGTATTCCCCTTTTTGGTGAAGGTCGAGCAGCCGGCGGTGCCGCAGAGGCACAGGCCCGTGCCGGTCACCGCGCAGGCGGCCACGAATTCCCGACGGGTGATGTCGTCGGGCTTCTTGTGTTCGGTCATCATATCCTCCCTGTTTTACAGAAGAATGAATGGCCGGCGGGATATATCATCCCGCCGAAACATCGTATATGAACGCTCACACAAACGATGCCACAAACGGAAACAAATCGCAAGTCTAAATCCACTTGAGGATGGAGGCGAAGACCGCTCGGAAATGCGCCGGGTTTTTTTCTTGACTTATATATTAAGTATATATATTTTTTATAAAGGGCCGTCAGGCTGCCTCTCATAAACGCCCATACGGGACGTCGCCCTGCCTGTTCTTGTGAATGTGTTGGTGAATACCGGAGGGACTCATGGAAGACAGGCCGGTCAGCAACATGACATTTCGGGTAATGCTGCTGGGGATCAGTGATATCGTCGGCGAAAACGGGTTACGTACACTTCTGCGCAGAACGTCCCTGGAGAAATATCGGGACAACCTCCCACCAAGCAATGAGAATCTCGAAGACTGTATGGTATCGGAAGCCACACGGCTGGACTGCGCCATCGAGGATATCTACGGCGAGAAAGGTGCGATTTCCATTCTCCGTCAGGTCGGGAACATGCAGGCCGTATGGGGAATAGAGGAAAACCAGGCCGTAGCCGAAGCCCTCAAGCAACAGTTCGCCGGGAAGAGCGATATCGAGCGGGCAACGGACATCCTGACCATAACGGCGGCGATTATCTCCGCCCAGATGGATACCACCGCCTGGGTGGAGATGGAAAACGGCGCACTCTATTACCGGGATCGGTCGTACGTCCACTGCTTTGATCGGACGAGCGGACATCCGGTCTGTTACGTGACGGAGGGATTTTTGATGGGCCTTGCCCGGTGGGCCGCGCCGAATGTCCGATGGCGGGCATCGGAAGAAACCTGCATGGCCGCAGGCGGCGACTGCTGCAGCTTTGCGGTGATGTGTGACGACGAAGGACACTGAATATCATATATCCGACGAGGGAGCGGATCTGGGTCTTCATCTGCCGGGATGGGCAAGAGCGCCATTCCGGCATTTATATTTCTCCGTGTTTTGTGTCGAAAAAAGCTTGAATGAAAAATAGTTATATGATACAATGAGAATAATTACTATTTGAAATAATTTCTTCTATGACGTTCAATCGATGAAATGAAAATAGTAACAGAGGGTTTGATACATGAGCGTGTCGAGGTAAATCGAGCAGCCAACGGGAGAGGGAGATGCGGCGGAGCCCGGGTGCGGGTACGCCGTTTTTCTTGTTTTTCGGAGGATCGGTCTGTATGAGAGTATATAAGAAGACAATAGACGGGTAAGCGATGCCGGAGTGCCCAAAGCGTTATGGATCGGTTTGGCGGACGACGGTGCCGAAGCACAATCGAAACCGCCGGGTATCAATAGAATACGGAAATTCTCAAAACAGCAATTCATGTGCAACATGGAGCAGCAAAAGATGTCGAAATGCGAGCGATTGGAAACTTGTGGCTTTTTTAAAAAATATCAGGAATCTCATGCCGGAGCGTGCAAAACGCTCATAGAGACCTTCTGTTTGAACAAAGAAAAATCGGTAGCGTGTGAGAGGAAAAAAATCTTCCAGGAAACCGGGATTCCGCCGGATGATGACATGATGCCCTCGGGCCTCACCGTGGATGACGTATAACACGGACCTGTACATACCGGTATGCGGGCGCGCTCCGATAGAACGGCACTTGAGGGGATGGTGAGGACGGGGGCGGCGTTTGGCCGGCCTGTGGTGCATGTGCGTCACGGGCTTGTCTGAAAGGCATCGATTCGTTCGGACCGGTCAGGAATACCTCGAGCTCATTGCGTTGAGGCGGAGCGGGGCGCTTCGCCTTCAGCGCCGTCCCGCCGGACGGCTTCTGAGCCGGTATATCAGCGCCAGCGGCGTACCGATGAGCCCCGGAGCGGAGAGGAAGAGCCCCGTTATCACGAAGATGCGGGCGGTATCCATCAATTCGGGGTAGCATTTCCAGCCCAAAAAGATACACCCAACGCCCAAAACGAGAAGGATCGGGAAGAGAATGGAAAGGGCGCGCATCGAGACGTATACCGGGGGACCGGCGGGATGCGACGCCGGAGATTTCCCGACGGCGTCCTGTGCGTCTCGGGCGCCGGCGGCCACGGCGCCCGTTATCAGGCGCACCGTCGATATGAATTCAGATAAGATATCTTCGGCCCCCCCGCCGAAGTCCAGGCGATCCGCGGCCCACCAGACCCCCTCATACCCGATGCTGAAGGTGCCGTCGTGTTTCCCGGTAAAGTCGAGAACGGCGGACATGACGCCCTCGTCGATTCCGGAGTGGATGAAGGCCTCCCGCTCCTCTTGGGAGGGGAGGGAGTAGCACCGGGCGAATGTCTCGGATATCGTCCCGAGTTTGCCTCTCTTCTTTCCGGTGGGGAGAACACGGAAGGGCGAGGGATGTGATTCGGGAAAGGGGGAGAAAAAGGTCGTACGGCGGTGCACGAAAAACGGGCCGAACGGCCTCGTGTGCCGATGGGTCAGGCTGACGATTACGGGCGTTTCATCGACGATTCCTTCGAGAACGCACTCGCCCTGGATACTCCTCGCCTTTCCCTCGGTGAGGGCATGGGACTCCAAGAATCGAGCGTATTCCGAGTTCATGATATGCGTGAACGCCCGTTTCGGGCTGTAGGAGAGGTAATACCACCCGGCGGATAACGCCATGCCGATACTGCCCGTAAA
This sequence is a window from Candidatus Zymogenaceae bacterium. Protein-coding genes within it:
- a CDS encoding peroxiredoxin; the encoded protein is MAKPQDGCVTPAKGPILEEPAESPATKQAAKQEVRRMGVKVGKPAPDFEVPAFIDGGFKNISLSDYKGKWVVLCFYPGDFTFVUPTELTAVAVKNDEFKKLGVQILAMSVDSRFAHKIWQEEELSKMVPGGVPFPMLSDAGGRVGTVYGVYDEEAGVDVRGRFIIDPDGVIQAIEILTPTVGRNVMETIRQIQAFQHVKKTGEVTPSGWKPGKPTLSPGPDLAGKVWEVWKTDLAFD
- a CDS encoding WG repeat-containing protein is translated as MKRKTAPHRGSTLPGAVRGICIVLCLVVTIPCLAKGESPVTWAIEPRFSDAKPFSGGLAPVMIDGMWGYIDASGDVVIEPRFHYAEPFSGGRAAVMIDGMWGFIDRTGSFVIPPVYFSAGNFSEGYAWVDTGTARVYIDVDGNQVITPDRFYWGGDVSEGLIPAMLGEYTGYVDLNLSVVIDARFHDAEEFCEGLAAVAIDGKWGFIDRTGRFVIEPEYAEAGDFSEGLASVMIVKDESILWGYVDEEGALIIEPTFSWAESFSDGLAAVYTDDGWGYIDRTGRMVIPPRFIQAGPFSEGLAPVCTGEGCGYIRHPDE
- a CDS encoding Rieske (2Fe-2S) protein produces the protein MTEHKKPDDITRREFVAACAVTGTGLCLCGTAGCSTFTKKGNTPGAEGDAYTIDEGNLLVLNLENIPELSVDGGSVKIIDERLSDGVIVVRVSGDDYRAASLYCTHRGVELEYRPKKGHLVCASAGSSAFTLTGEKIKGPATSDLAVYPTQLEENRLVVTVTAA
- a CDS encoding 4-vinyl reductase; this translates as MEDRPVSNMTFRVMLLGISDIVGENGLRTLLRRTSLEKYRDNLPPSNENLEDCMVSEATRLDCAIEDIYGEKGAISILRQVGNMQAVWGIEENQAVAEALKQQFAGKSDIERATDILTITAAIISAQMDTTAWVEMENGALYYRDRSYVHCFDRTSGHPVCYVTEGFLMGLARWAAPNVRWRASEETCMAAGGDCCSFAVMCDDEGH